One Vitis vinifera cultivar Pinot Noir 40024 chromosome 15, ASM3070453v1 genomic window, GCCCCAAAGTATACAAAGAGTATACATGGCAACTAAGGCCTTACaagcaaaaaccaaaaaaactcacCGCCCCTTATCTAGAGGCTAACCACTCCAGGAATCCTATAAAGGAATGAGGCTCCTCACCAATATacaatttagcccaaccccatatgttacatataaaagaatatttaagcCTCTAAATTGCTAACTCTCCCATCCCTAAAAGCTAGtttattcatttccttccaaaccgtccaaaaaataaataattgaatggaATTCcaaagttttttcctttttttccccacaaaagtaCCCCTCCAACTAAATAAAACCTCCTTTGCAATTTTAGGAAAAGCTCACTGAACCCCTAACAAGCCCAAAACTAAGTCCTACAGCACTTtggccactgtacaatgaatgagaatgtgatttacattttcctcttcacaagcacacaaaaaacaacgatTGGGTAGCTGTCATCCTCTCTTCTAGAGTTTATCAAGAGTCATAATCTTCTCCCAAGTGGCTTCCCATGCAAAGAACATAATTTTAGTTGGAACTCTCTCcacccaaattttattttttagaaaaatggcCGCCAAAGGCCTATCCAACAGGCTGTAAGCTTCCTTAACTCTAAACTGCCCATTTCCTCATTCCTTCCAAAAAACCAAATCTTCCTCCCAAGTTATCTAGTGTCACCTCAACACATGAAGCAAGTTGCCTACCATAttcaactcccaatcattaaaatcccTAATGAACCTCAAATTTCATCATCCTTCTCCAAAATTCTGGTCCCACATTTCTTCTATTGTTGCATTCCTATGAGCTGCCAAATTGAAGAGATGCGAGAATCTTTGGGACAGCGTTATATCCCCACACCAAAGGTCAGTCCAAAACCTAATTTTATTGTCTTTCCCCACTTTGAACGCCAAGTTTTCCCAGCACCATCTAGCTTCCTTTAAAATCTCTttccaaacccccaccccaAACACACCCACAACCTTTTTAGTCCTCCAACCAAAGTCCTCTTGACCATGCTTCGCCAAAAACACTTGCTTCCAAAGAGCCTCCTTATCACAAGCAAATCTCAAAATCCATTTGCCAAGTAAAACTTTATTCAAAAGGGTTAGCTTCCTCATTCCAAGCCCCCCTTTCTCCTTATCCCCacacaccacctcccatttAACAAGATGAGCTTTCTTATCCAGATTTttccctccccacaaaaaatctctttgtagTTTTTCTAGTCTCCTTGTCACATAATTGGGCATGCGAAAGAAAGACATTTGATACACTGACATGCTTGCCATTGTGCTCTTTATAAGAGTGATTCTCCCACCCTttgaaatatattgttttttccaaATGGCAAGTCTCCTCCTCACTTTCTCTTCTACCCCATCCCACCCAGAGATGGTCTTATTTGGCGCCCCCAGAGGTAGTCTCAAGTAAATTGCAGGCAGCTGCCCCACCTTACACCCTAACTCCACTACCATCTCATCCACCTCTTCCATCTCCTCTATCAGAATGATCTCGCTTTTAGCCAAATTAATTCTTAACCTTGAAGCGGCTTCAAACCAAAATAGAATCCAACTCAAGTTACTTAAATGCTCATTTTTTGCCTCACAAAAAATGATTGTGTCATCGGCAAAGAGCAAGTGTGCAATGTGGACAGTCCGCCCTCTACCATGCTGAATTTTACACCTTGAGATAAATCCCCTTTCCACAGCCCTTCTAATTAGAACACTCAGCACTTCCATCCCCATGACAAAGAGATAGGAGGAAATGGGGTCCCTTTGGCGTAGCCCGTTCGAGCTTGAGAAGAAGCCAACTAGGACTTCATTCACCATGACTAAGTACTTAGCTATGGAAATACACTACCACATCCACCTCAACCAGTTTCAACCAAACCCCATTTTTTGCATAATCTTCAAAAGGAACTGCCAATTAATGTTATCATATGCCTTCTCAATATCTAGCTTACAGATTATCCATTTCTTACCCATTTTATTCCATGCGTTAATCACCTCATTTGCTGTTAGAGAGGCATCTAAAATCTGTCTTCTCGTGACAAATGCGTTCTGATAAGGGGTAACCACTTTTCCTATTACTTTTTTAAGCTTGTTGGCCAACACCTTAGCCAACAGCTTATAATGCCCCCCCCCCAAGAggctaatgggtctaaagtccCCTAGATCCTCGACCCCTCCTTTCTTTGGtaacaacaccaaaaaggtATTATTGAGACTTTTGAGGAAAACATTCTATTCATAGAACTCCTTGAACATCTCTAAAATCTCttttttcacaaaatcccaGCAACTTTGCCAGAAAGTCAAAGTGAAACCGTTTGGTcctggggctttatccccattcatatCCATCAAAGCCGCCTGGACCTCAACCTCAATGAAAGGAAGCTCCAATATCCCCGCTTCTTGAAGACTGATTTGGTTAAATTGTAGGCTTCCAATGTCCGCCCTCCACTCCGAACTTTCTGAAAGCTGTTGCTGAAAGGCATTCACTACCCATTCTCTAATTTCTTGCTCCTCTGTCAACTTCACcccatttatcttaattttgtcCATGTAATTGGCTCTTCTATGGGCGGAAGCCATACGGTGGAAATAACCCTTGTTTCTATCCCCTTCCTTTAACCATAACTCCCTTGAAGCCTGTCTCCAATGTGTTTCTTCTAAATCTACCCACTTGGCATATCCCTCATTGGCTTCCTTTTTACAAGCTAATTCCTCCACTGTCAAGCTTCTCTCACCTTTCACCCTATCCCAGTACTCCACTTGTTGGAGAGCTGCATCCTTATTGCATTCCAAATTCCCAAACACTTCCCTATTCCAAACTTTTAACTTCTGTTTCAACTCATTCAGTTTTGCAGTCAATCTGAAGCCGCCGCTACCTCTAACCTCTATTCCCTGCCACCAATTACGGATTAAATCTTTGAACCCCTCGACTTTgaaccacatattttcgaatctGAAAGGAGTAGACCCTCTCCTTAGGCTACCCCCCTCAAGTAAAACTGGAAAGTGATCCGAGGTCGGCCTGGGTAACCTTCATTGGACCACTCTACTAAACTGGTCAAGCCAGCAAGGAGTTACCAGAAATCTATCTAACCTAGCCCTTGACTGGTTATTAAGGCCCCCACTCCAAGTGAAAGATCCCCCTTGCAACTGTAAGTCCACGAGGCCTAGCTTGTTTACAACCTGAGCAAACCTCCTCATAGTTGAGGTTATTCTCCCTTGCTTGCTTCTTTCACTTTGAGAGAGGATGATGTTGAAATCACCCCCTAGACACCAAGGTCCTTCCCAGATTCCTCTAATCGCCCCGATTTCTTCCCACAAACACTCCATTTCTACTCTGGTAAACTGGCCATAAACGCTCGTGAACACCTAAACCACCCCATTTTCCACATTCCTGAATCAGCAGGATAAGGAAAACTGTCCTTCCTCCCAATCTAATAATTATAGAGATCTTTTATCCAAACAAATCAAAATACCTTCAGCCGATCCAAAAGCATCCAGGGCTTTCCAGTCTAAGAATCTTCCAGAACCTAAACTACTCACCACCCTATCAGACAAAacttgaatttttgtctcctgaatGCAGAACATCCACCTTCTGCTTCCTGATGACAAATTTAATTGCTTTCCTTTTCGTATTGTCATTCGTtcccctcacattccagctCAACAACTTGAGGTTCATTAGACAACCACTGACCGACCCCCTCTGCCTTGAAGAGGACATTTCTTTCTACCTTCCTCCTCATAGTTAACTGAGCATTCCAATCTCTTTAACTCCCTTTCAAATTTCGATTTTTCCAATAGGCATTTACTATGGGTCTTTTCcctcatttttatgattttaaccAAGAAactcaaaatttcctttttcaacCCTACAGTcgaaaatccaaaaaattggCTGAACTTTGCTAGGCTACTTTCTTCCCAATTAAGAGCCCCTTCCCCCCTTCCTTCTTGTGATTCATATTGAGATGACCCCCCCTCCAAATCCCTTGCCACTGAAATAGGGCCATTAAACTCAACCAATTCCCAATAGTCATTACCATTCGCACTAGGCCCAACTGCGTCTTGGCAATTTAACACAATTCCAATATGGTAAGCCTTCCTTAACACCCcagaatgataaaaaaactacCCCCCTAGAGTCCGACCAAACGAAAACAAAATAGAATGAGAAGGAGTCCTCGAATCCCTTAAACCCTCGGAGTTTGAAAAAGACCCATACCTTGAAACTTCTTTCGCCAGGGCGCTGTTTGTCAACGAGTAGTGGAAGTCTGCCTGTTGTTCTCTCCCAACTTCCTTTTTCCTCATACTTAGAAACTCCAGCTCAATATTGACTTCCCCATAGGACTTAGGTTGGGCTAAGGATTTCCCCAACAAACCTTTATTAAGCTGAAACTCGGTTGGGCCATGGCTATTCGTAACTGAAGGCCCAAAAGGCTACACCCCAAAATCCTTAAGATGGGTTAGAAACAGCTCGCTGCTCTAAGACACTGCAGGCTCAAATCGCGGCCTAATCTCCACCTCTGAAACCTTCTCCTTTCCCTTAGAGCCCTTCGACCCAACCTCAGGCCCAACCCCACCAACTCCAACCCCTTTTAAAGTTACTCATTCTGAAAGGGTTTGCGGAATAGGCTCCCCAGCCCACCTCAAGCCCAAAGTGTCCTCGGTGAGCCCAATCAAAGATGACCCAACTTCCGCCCCACCCACTGAGGATTGGATTGTTGACCCGAATTGAATCCGACCTACAGTCAAAACCCTACCCGTCCCATCCACCTACCCCAAGTAGGAAAATGTcgagatatatcggcgatatatcgtgtatcgggAGGGGTCGACCCGATATTTCGTGGAGAAAAATTGGAGGGGAGATATTTCCGCAAATATCACCAAAATATCAGCGATATATCGGAGATAAATTGCCGATTTTTTAGCGATATTTCCCCTCTTTCATGCAATGTGATCTAACGGCCCAACACGTCCATGTTGATCCGATGGCCTAGATGTGATTCCAATGGTAATATGGCAATCCAATGGCCAGATTGCTCCCAGTTTTTTATCCAACggccaaaattgatttttaacgGTAAATTAATGTTCTaacggctattttggcccaaatttcatctatttcatccatttttgctttcattcttcatttgctctctcattactccaatttttattaaggttgctcaattatttaatcattttaaggtatatttgttttaaattgtaattaattttgtttgcaattgtaattaattaatgtgttttcaattaattagtatgtttgcaatatggatgatttaatgctatttttacattcaattgtaattaatttttatatttttacttaattaacttaggttaatttgattatttaattataaattgatatgtttattttagatgattatttgtgatttattttcacatttagaattaaattaaactagttaacttagctaaattatttaattaacatgctaaattatttaattaacgtgaactagtatattttgaatatgaaatatgtttatttaatgaatttaatgtgtataaattattgatatttaataaaatgaagtattttatgtgactttataatgagaacaattacaaaattaacatttcttatagatcgacatgatataattacatctaatatcataaattatatcatatgtatatcaaaattttcaataaaacaactttaaaatgtccattatacttctaattatattattatgaggttttccttacatttccataagtttttaacaattttaagcctatcgatatttttttccagaatattcgccaatatatctttgatatatcTGCAAAatcgaaataccgatatatccatgattaccgatattttcatccttgaccTGCCCTTCCGTCCCGTCAGCTGTTCGTGACAGCGCCTCGAGCCTTGCGTTACCCTACTCTTCCACTCGCGGGTCAGCACATGCGCCTCCGTCGCCCCTAACCTCTTCTCTGGCACGATCTGTTAAGCCCCGATAGCCCTCCGACTTCTGTCTAATCGACGACAACACCTCCCACCAAAGAGGAAGGTTATAAGATATCCCATCGACTCTAATCTCCAATGAACTTGGAAGCTCACCTCCCTTTGTTTTCACTAGGATCCTAGCCCACCAGAGATTTTCCATTCTTTCCGTCAATGGATCCATGGCTACAAAACCATTGCACTCATTCCCCACCCTTCTCAGAATGGACGGGACCCAGAGTGATATTGGCAAGCCCATGATCCTCACTCAAGCTTCTTCTcttatttctctttcttccaaacACCCGTAACTTGGACTCCAAAGCTCTAGACCTACCTGAATCCCACCCACCGACCTTTTCCCGAATGTGAGAACTCTTCTGGCTTCTTCCACAAATTCGAACTCTAGAAGGACTTGACTCTCTTCTAGCCAAGCCAAACCAAGCTTTCTTTTCAACCCCTAAGCACTCGCCATCAACCACCCCAACCTCTCCAGATTCTCTCATCCTGCTACTCTAGGGTTCCATCTTCCAACTAAGCAATGCCCCAATCTACTCAAATTTCTACTGATTTCCTCTCCTTCTACCTCTATTCTGACCAAAAGTCTATCTCTATTCCCCCATCTTTTTCCCATTTCAGCTTGCAGTCTTACAATGatcgacttttttttttctcttttctatcgAGGCTCGCGATCAGATCCCGTACAATCTCCGCCATAACTGACCATTCCCCCTTTTCTCCTCTGCCTTTCAGGATACAAATACTATATCTCTTCTCTTTCACATCTACGACCCCTAACCGGATAAAGCAACCCACCTTATTGGCTTTACGCACCATGGAATAACTTCTCCCCTTCTTCTTCCAACCCTTCTCCCATTTGtcctctttcccattcttaACGCACTGATCCAACCCCTCCAGAAATAGCCTAATACTTGCCGGCCCCAGTCTAACCCATGACAAAACCCCCATCTTGCTTTCCACAATGAAAAACAGGGTTTTACCTCTTCTCTCCTCCACCTCAACTTCAAAAACCTTCGACTCCACCCCGAAACAATTTCCTTGCCTTTACCTCCGCTTCTCCGTTTGGTTATCTCCCTCGTCGCCATCACCCTCGCCCTCGCTCATCGTCCTTTAAATATTCTAGTCCGTATCCTATTCCTTTgcaatttacaaaaaataaatggaacATTACCGTGGCTAAGACCCATGTGTTGAAGGTACAAGTTCTTgaacattttcaaatttcaaactttggAAAACCAGAGAtttcaaaaatcttttcaaaaagaaaatattttcttcaaaacaaCTTAGAAAAATCTTAAGTTTTATGAGTTTATTCTGGTTGACACAGATTCTGTAAAAATTTCCCACATTCAAAATGAATCATCTATAGAAATTTGTTAttcaaaatgcaaaattttcaaagttctTACTCAAAAAGCATGAGGTCAGTTTCTTGATACTcacaaaatgttttcaaaaaattttaggcCAAAGTCCTTTGATTATTATGATTATATGGATGCTTGgtactttacttttttttctttcacccTTTGATCACTCTTGGTTTTTCCATTAGGGTGAtgaaatcaaaaatcaaaatgattttccaaattggTTCCAAGAATGGTGGCTATTTTTTGGCTCCATTAAGGACATTTTCTGTCCTTAAATTCTTGAAGGATATCAATACTTTGATGATCATGGTGATCATTTGGTTCCGACTCACTGTTCAAAagtattatttttcctttcaagatTTCAAAATCCCTGGATTCTCTGTTGGGACTTTGTTCTCTCACAGATGATTTCAACTCATTTTCCCCACGCATTTGGCAAatgaattcaaagttaaatgGTGGTCAAACTTTGTTCCTTCCATTGCTCATCAAATTCCTTCTATACGCCAGtggatattttcaaaaaattcttaTTCAAAACCCTCTTCTTCAAAGGTTTCATTACCACTTTCTCTTTATGCTATTCTTTTTTCAAGaacttatttttcttcagataaaGAATACAAAAGACATCTCAAACTCCTCAAGAAAAAGGCTTCAGAAACCTTGTCTCGGTTTTCTAACTCTGGTTCTGATGATGATACTACATCCTTTACTTTCTTAGGGGATGTCAACGAAGACATGTGCTATGGACTCCCATACACACCATTGGGTTGATGCATCCAAGATGCCTTCAAACTCCCTCTTCAAAGCTCTTTAAGAGCAATAGCTCGGTTTACCTATCAAAAGCTCCATTCGTGATATGGCTTATGATGTCCTTGCTCATGGCATGGGTTACTCTCGCCCTAGTCTTTCAAAGGATCTCCGCATCCTCAAAGATCTCAAAGCACGTGGAATGAACTGTTTACATACTTCATTTGCTTCAAATTATGTCAACTGTTTGCGACTTCCAAATTCTTCAAGTTCGGGTGGGATGACAATGGTGAGTGAAAGAGACATTTTATAGAACCATTCAAATCCACAGTTCAAACCGCTTTTCAAAACAATGGATCAATTCGATGGACTTCAAAACCGCTCTTCTCTTTCAAAGCCAACTGCACATGAAGACAAATAACGTTCGATGGATTTGAAAGATTTCAGATTTGCGGATTTCAAAGAtcttcaaattcattcaaaTAGTCTATAAAAGGACTCCACTTCTCTTTATAAGGCATCAGAAGTTTTAGAGAGAATTctagtgaaagaaaataaatatttcccTACAAGAAAAAACCTTGTATTGAAAAAGCTCAAAGTTCTGTTGTAAAGCTTGCTTCAAATATTGTAAGTTTTATTTTGTTCAAAGTTcttgtaaatttttatattttgaattaaattttagatttcAAATTCAACTGTGTATTAAGTTTTTATTATGCATCAAAAGAACCTCTTTGAAAGTCTATGTTCTTTCTAGAAGCTCAGTTAAAGTTATTTaggttttaagtgaaaccatTGTGATTCCTTTATATTTAATTGGAAGATTTCTTCAAAGTTCTTATTGATTTTCAGATTGAagtgttattatttttgttcattttaataacaaatttttaaataatttccttattttatactttatccattttttcaaaaagtaaaaattcaaatagtataaaaaaaatattggtataAAGCATGTCTCTATTaaggtttgtttgataattgtttctaataacaattttctattattcaaaataaaaaaaattaggaaaaaacattttataataaaaaattattttttattttatgtttttaagaatagaaaataaaatatttttaaagaatattttttaattgtttttacttattttctaaaaactgttttaaaaaataattatgcaaatatgtagaataattaaaaataaaatattatatataaaatttatttttaaaaatattaaaaataagtttaaaatattttagattttcaaatagattttttttttaaaaatattatttttcataatagattttaaaaactgttaccaaacataatctaattatttgaattttcgAAGCAtcaaaatttaatcattttattaataaattttgaaattgcgAGCAATgagacataaataaataataaaagcaaatttctttatgtttggttcccggaaagtgcaaaggaaagaaaaaaaatgctaaggaaaatgattttctcatgtttggttgtcatatgaaaaatatcaaagaaaatcaaatataattaaaactaattaaaaacttatgtatttttaaattatttaatctttatattgatgagttaaaataaataaaatgagtttgaagtaacaaaaaaaataatttattaaattttaatctatttttttattttccttcaccttttctttctttctacttttcctttctttctacttttcctttgtattttcttttcctcgcattttccctcaaatttttcgaaccaaacataacctaaaaaattgattattctTGAGctatatattatgttataacttatatataaaaaatattttatctcaaaattaagttaattattatttttggactGGGGATTTGAGTAGGGAGTGGAGTGAGACGCTGGCATCCCTAACTTCCCTTCAATGGCGATTGAAgatgaaaaccctaaccctagccCTGTGACTCCAATAGTGCCAAGAGCTAGGGACGGAGGTTCCATTGTCTCAGACACTGGCTCTTCTCAGCCTCATAATCCGGCTCAAGATGACGTCACTGCATCGGCTACGAAGCCTCAGAGTTCCAAAGACTTTATCATCTCCGTCGCCACGAAAATCTCTTCTCAGCCTCTGCAGAACTTCGATCCTGAAGTCTGGGGCGTTCTCACTGCGATCTCCAATTGCGCCCGAAAACGCCGCCAGGTGCCAACCTCCACCTGTTATGACCTCAGTTCTCTTGAATTCTGGCTGTGTTTGGTTCGATGACATGGTCACGTTTGGAAAGCTGGAATAGAGTTAATGTGTTTGGGTTGGTTTTTAGAATGGggatgag contains:
- the LOC104881894 gene encoding uncharacterized protein LOC104881894 translates to MWFKVEGFKDLIRNWWQGIEVRGSGGFRLTAKLNELKQKLKVWNREVFGNLECNKDAALQQVEYWDRVKGERSLTVEELACKKEANEGYAKWVDLEETHWRQASRELWLKEGDRNKGYFHRMASAHRRANYMDKIKINGVKLTEEQEIREWVVNAFQQQLSESSEWRADIGSLQFNQISLQEAGILELPFIEVEVQAALMDMNGDKAPGPNGFTLTFWQSCWDFVKKEILEMFKEFYE
- the LOC104881895 gene encoding uncharacterized protein LOC104881895; translation: MVNEVLVGFFSSSNGLRQRDPISSYLFVMGMEVLSVLIRRAVERGFISRCKIQHGRGRTVHIAHLLFADDTIIFCEAKNEHLSNLSWILFWFEAASRLRINLAKSEIILIEEMEEVDEMVVELGCKVGQLPAIYLRLPLGAPNKTISGWDGVEEKVRRRLAIWKKQYISKGGRITLIKSTMASMSVYQMSFFRMPNYVTRRLEKLQRDFLWGGKNLDKKAHLVKWEVVCGDKEKGGLGMRKLTLLNKVLLGKWILRFACDKEALWKQVFLAKHGQEDFGWRTKKVVGVFGVGVWKEILKEARWCWENLAFKVGKDNKIRFWTDLWCGDITLSQRFSHLFNLAAHRNATIEEMWDQNFGEG